The following are from one region of the Tenacibaculum dicentrarchi genome:
- a CDS encoding OmpP1/FadL family transporter, which produces MKRILTFAILIASTYTGFSQSLNYNELGTLFSGDDTNGTARFEAMSGAFGALGGDISAIGINPAGAVVSRKSVVSATLSNRNTAYSSMYYGNKANTENAEFNLSQAGAILTFDSAYNSNWNRFALSVNYRIKKDFNSAYNAQGNSSDAYFTEHLTDPSIIFDYPQEQFIENETTGKSSVYSFGFSAVHLNKLSVGATLNFHKINFTQLIKLNEFNNDTDGNTLDAFNVQDSSFDSNGFSLNVGFIYKFNQNLRLGLAFETPTWYYEVYENSNLVPYDKDDFVYQNYKGYFDLKTPNINNGERLESDNPFQENVYRFKTPSRITASGAYVFGKKGLISIDYTYKNYKNIKFSDGNFSVENDNFNNNYRNTHALNIGTEWRFDNISIRGGYHYEKNPNLILGGNTNKDNLSGFSTGLGYNFGNTKIDLAYSKQQRKQFYTIYNTGDLTTDNKTSKISATLTFNL; this is translated from the coding sequence ATGAAACGAATTTTAACTTTTGCGATACTTATCGCTAGTACATATACTGGTTTTTCACAATCATTAAATTACAACGAATTAGGAACTTTGTTTTCAGGAGATGATACTAACGGAACGGCTCGTTTTGAAGCAATGAGTGGCGCTTTTGGTGCATTAGGTGGTGATATTTCTGCTATAGGGATTAACCCTGCAGGTGCTGTTGTTAGTCGAAAAAGTGTTGTGTCGGCAACTTTAAGTAATCGAAATACCGCCTACTCTTCTATGTATTATGGCAATAAAGCCAATACCGAAAACGCTGAATTTAACCTGAGTCAAGCTGGCGCAATTTTAACTTTTGATAGCGCTTATAATTCTAATTGGAATCGGTTTGCGCTAAGTGTTAATTATCGAATAAAAAAAGATTTTAACAGTGCTTATAACGCTCAAGGAAATAGTAGCGATGCGTATTTTACAGAACATCTTACCGATCCTTCTATCATTTTTGACTATCCTCAAGAACAGTTTATAGAAAACGAAACCACTGGAAAAAGTAGCGTTTACAGCTTCGGATTTTCTGCCGTTCATCTGAATAAATTATCTGTTGGAGCTACCTTAAATTTTCATAAAATTAATTTCACCCAACTTATTAAACTTAATGAGTTTAATAACGATACCGACGGAAACACCTTAGATGCCTTTAATGTTCAAGATAGTTCTTTTGATTCGAATGGTTTTTCGTTAAATGTTGGGTTTATTTATAAGTTTAATCAAAATTTACGTTTAGGATTGGCTTTTGAAACACCTACCTGGTATTATGAAGTTTATGAAAATAGTAATTTAGTACCTTATGATAAAGATGATTTTGTATATCAAAATTACAAAGGATATTTTGATTTAAAAACACCTAACATTAATAATGGAGAGCGTTTAGAAAGCGATAATCCTTTTCAAGAAAATGTTTACCGCTTTAAAACTCCTAGCAGAATTACCGCTAGTGGCGCGTACGTTTTTGGTAAAAAAGGATTAATTAGTATTGATTATACCTATAAAAATTACAAAAACATCAAATTTAGTGATGGTAATTTTTCTGTAGAAAATGACAATTTTAACAATAATTATCGAAATACACATGCTTTAAATATTGGTACAGAATGGCGTTTTGATAACATAAGTATTCGTGGTGGTTACCATTATGAAAAAAATCCAAACCTTATTTTAGGTGGCAATACAAATAAAGATAATTTAAGCGGTTTTTCAACAGGCTTAGGTTATAACTTTGGAAACACAAAAATAGATTTAGCCTACTCTAAACAGCAAAGAAAGCAATTTTACACCATCTATAACACTGGCGATTTAACTACAGATAACAAAACATCTAAAATTTCAGCAACGCTAACCTTTAATTTATAA
- a CDS encoding NifU family protein — MSTIKIRIQETNNETILKFTSSTILVNGGSYEFNNIDEAKNSPLAQQLFYLPFVKKILITANFIAVQRYDIVQWEDVEEELREQIESYLQDGNKLVEEVNTKKEAVEVYAEVTPNPAVMKFGSNKALTQTDVEFKNIEEASKSSPLAQELFGFPFVKEIFISENYVSITKYDMIEWNEVHQEIRSFIRTYIQEGKIIIKELPKQQTKENVEIPKEDLTATEAEIVAILDEYIKPAVASDGGNIAFQSYNKDTKIVSVILQGACSGCPSSTVTLKNGIETMLKDMLPNKINQVVAING, encoded by the coding sequence ATGAGCACGATAAAAATACGTATACAAGAAACCAATAACGAAACTATTTTAAAATTTACAAGCAGTACAATTTTAGTAAACGGCGGTAGTTATGAGTTTAATAATATAGACGAAGCTAAAAACTCACCTTTAGCACAACAACTTTTTTACCTTCCTTTTGTAAAAAAAATACTAATTACTGCTAATTTCATCGCAGTTCAGCGTTATGATATTGTGCAGTGGGAAGACGTAGAAGAAGAATTGCGTGAACAAATTGAAAGCTATTTACAAGATGGTAACAAATTAGTAGAAGAAGTAAATACTAAAAAAGAAGCTGTTGAAGTATATGCCGAAGTTACTCCTAACCCTGCGGTTATGAAATTTGGTTCAAATAAAGCACTTACTCAAACAGATGTTGAGTTTAAAAATATCGAAGAAGCTAGTAAATCATCGCCTTTAGCGCAAGAATTATTCGGATTTCCGTTTGTAAAAGAAATTTTTATTTCTGAAAATTACGTGTCTATTACAAAATATGACATGATTGAATGGAATGAAGTACACCAAGAAATTCGCTCTTTTATTAGAACTTATATTCAAGAAGGAAAAATAATTATAAAAGAACTTCCTAAGCAACAAACCAAAGAAAATGTTGAAATTCCGAAGGAAGATTTAACAGCTACAGAAGCTGAAATTGTTGCTATTTTAGATGAATATATTAAACCAGCCGTAGCCTCTGATGGTGGGAATATTGCCTTTCAATCGTACAATAAAGATACTAAAATAGTTAGTGTAATATTACAAGGTGCTTGTAGCGGTTGCCCCTCATCAACGGTAACTTTAAAAAATGGTATTGAAACTATGCTTAAAGATATGCTACCTAATAAAATTAATCAAGTAGTTGCTATTAACGGATAA